From the genome of Watersipora subatra chromosome 9, tzWatSuba1.1, whole genome shotgun sequence:
ATAGTGACAAGTTTTACAGGTTATCTATGATTATTGCAAAAGGTTCTGACTagtaacaaaaaagtttttcacAATTGTGTTTATTAATTCATGCCACATATTTTGTTTAGTATAAAAATTTGCAAAGCCTTTTGGTCTTGCCAAAAAGTAAAGTACAGTGGCTCTAAAGTGCTGTTGTCAGTAACATTGAGAACACAATTATGGCCAATCATGTCAGATTTCgttataaagttttatttgttttttattgcatttgCTTCAGGTTTGTCTATAAAAAGTTTTCCATTTTAGTCTCTCTGCTTTATTGTGTTTTTCAGTAATGAACTAGTTCATTTTtaattgagctttttattgttCATCTAAAATATGTTGTAGTTCATTTTAGCATTGAATTTCATGATGTAATACatttaaaatgaaaactttCAGATAAATGCAGTTGAAACTAGCGGCTTCACTAACCAGCTAattttgagagttgtcttttcttgttGCAATTGCCTGATTGGTTGCTTTCTAGAAGGAAGTTCAATCGTGATAAACATTGCCATGTGTTACTATTTTTTCAACTTTGGAGCACGCATTAGCGTTTAAGTTAGTTAGCGCTTAGCCAGCTAGTTTTACGCTTATTAGCGGCTATTGTTCTTCCTAAGAATGGCATCCGACGAGCTGGCAAAGAAACTTAACAGAAGAAACATTATTAATGAGGCTGGAGAAGATGGAAGCGATGCTCCAAGGATTATGCCATCTATGAAAGTCTTTAATCCATATACAGAGTTCCCAGAATTCAGCAGAAGTCAGATTAAAGGCTATGAGAAGATGTTTGAGACGTAAGCGcaagtttatttataattgtatCTCTTAGAATTTATATAATTTGACATTGCATGCTAGCAGTTTAAAAAGTACATGGTTAATCTGCTTGCTTGCTGCAAAATCACTGCCACTTTGTATTCTATCTTCAAATTTGCCAATGCAAGCATATTCATATCGCCATATATCAGCAAACGTATGCTTCATCTTGTCAGGCAACAGGAAGCACTGCATATGAGCATGAATCTTCTTTTAAACGTTCATTAAATAATATTCTTATTTACTGGCAACATCTGGTGAATCTTTCAACTAGAAAGCACTGCAAAGATATTTTAAATACGTGTATTTCAGTTTTTGAGAGACCAAATCATTCTGTGACTTCATTTCAAACCAAACAAGcagagaaaagtgttttatgcTTGTCACTATGTTACCATACAAGTGCTATTATCCCTAAATATGTATCCTCCATGTTCCTTAATCTACCAACCCCAGCACCAGCACCAACCCTTCCACCAAACCCAGGGCCAACTCATTTACCAGCCATGCACTAATTCGAAGCCCGGTTTACGTTGAACGTTCTATAACAACACCAGTCTACAGCCCATTGTCCACAGCCTACTGTCCACAGCCTACTGTCCACAGCCCACTGTCAACAGCCCACTGTCAACAGCCCACTGTCAACAGCCCACCATCCACAGCTCACCATCCACAGCTCGCCATAAACAGTCGCCGTCCACAGCCCACCGTCCACAGCCCACTGTCCACCGTCCACAGCCCACTGTCCACAGCCCACTTGATCTAGCCTTTAGCAGAGCAAAAATGTTAAACAAAACCAAAGAATTCTGTTTGTATCATACATTTTTTACTCCAATGTTCACATACACAGCGTGTCATTTCCTGTCACTTAACCAATGTGAAACAGGCTTCAATTTTTTACTGTAAGCAACCCAAAGGGTTACATCGTTACGGTACACATAAAACTGGATTAATTGGAAAGAATTTATGCGTCACAATCCAAAGACCactctgtttttttttgtaagaaATGTTTTATAACACGTTTAGCAATGCTAGATTTTCGACAAATTACCTAATTGTATGCGTTTTTCCAAGTTTAGACAAAGCTTATTTCTTGCTGAATAATATATAAGAGATCAAGAAAACTAGCTGCTGGTGAGTTGTGACAATTTTGGATGAAACAGTGGCTGCTAGAGCGGTCCAGGCTTGAGTGAGCATAACTTATGCCATGGTTAGTCCAAGCATAATAAGCTGTTGCCCTTGAAGCGactttttttctataaaaataaacaatccGTCTGGTGAAGGAAAACACAAGCTGCTAATATAAACAGGGTATGATTCAGAAGGAATGGCTCTTTGCACAGCTTGAGTATCACAATCAAATATAGTAGCGATAAGTGACAATATTGCCAGTCACCAGAACTGACAAAACATGGGTGACTGTTCTCATGTGACACAAAAACTGGTACGCGTCATTGCTCTTAATGTTTTGAGGCAGCGTTTGCTTTGTAATGGATTTTGCAGACGAATTCATAATGGTCGATGCTGGGTAAGTGAGGTATTTGTAGTCCTACTTGATCCAAACACTTATTCTATAAAATGCATCTTCTGTCAAAATATATCGTTGCGATTGATCAGCCTTATTGTTGTTCATGAAGGCTCAATTGATCCGCCATGTTTTCATTATGAAGGCTACCTACTAGTTCCTTTTTGGGTCAGCAATAACTGACAGCTATGACAAGGAGGTATTAAGGTATTAAACATGCAAAGCTTGTCTGATACTTCCTTGCAAGACAGCGCTTCAAAGTTCTGCCAGTTTCCTACGCATAGGGGTATGCGTACGGTGTTCGGATTCCAATCATGTAGAAGAATGGGGTTCTCTATTCAGGTTCCTCACAATTGTAGAAGTATTCCGGTGATCTCTGCGATTATCGAGCTGCGGATGCAATCTGATTTTACAAACCAAAACAAGTGGTATGCGTACGCCTCTACTAAACATAAGAGAATGTTTCTGACTGTCTTTATAAATACTAGTATGTTTGCAGTCTggtgcgccgtgagagatcttcatgtgtaatagctacgtgcataattattccaaaatTCAGCAAGGTAGATGAGTAGCACAGTTGACGGTATGCCTGGCCATAAAGCCGAATATTTAAGTTCGCTTCCCATGTGATGCAGTTTTTTTCCAGCCTGTAAGCATTGCttcagacagatagacagacggatggagttcttattatagtaacgatTAAAGTTTATAGGCTATAACCAACTGATTTCTAACGAAGACGTTTAAAAATATTGCCATTTTGTTCGTTTGCAGACTTTCTTTTACTCAATAGAGTAATACGCTTTCGATTGCTGATAGTTAAACATGGTATGTAGCGAACAACTCCCCAAGTTTGTTGGTATGGATAGTAACTGAATGACTTTAGACATTGATAAGAGTTTGCGAAGTACTCCCGGGTTATTGGAGAGGGCCCTAATCGACCTGTCATTTGTCAAGGCTGTCACTAACAGGCCAGTTGTAGCCAACCCAGAGGAATAATTTTGGGGATGTTGTGACCTTTTGATTTGGTTAGACTGTGCTACCCTGTTCTGATTAATACCACAAGTGTTCCCTCTGCAACAGGAAGAGTGTATTACTCATTTGCAGCTAATGTATGCAGAGAGCAGGTGGTTATTGAGTGCAATTATACATGATAGCTGGCCTGGTTGATTACAACCACTAGATAAACTAGTGTACGTACTTGTAGGTTGTAAAACACATTTAGTTGAACAAGACAATAGCGCCTTTCCTAATCCTCTAAATACAGCATCACAAATAGAACTTAGCAATTTTAATAACTCATGGTTCACAGGCTAAAGCACTTCGGATGAGCCGTAAAGTCGACTCGGCGGGTGAAAGATGAacgtgcacaaaattttagtaggttttatcagaaagtatcagtatgtCTCTATCATTCGCGagtgtttttgatatttgagatgGTCTGATCGCCaggatttttcaagattaaaatctacaaaacttgatcgctgttacaACGCTTAGAACAAACAAAAGTGCTcttatgacatttatagttgcaaagagatcgaCAGAATAGAGTCGTGTAACGCTggaacttgaacacaatagctgatatctctagcaacaataacaactagtgatgtcattttgcatgtattttccctctgagcattttagccgtgatcaagttttgtcgattttaatcttgaaacattctggcaatcagatctCCTCAACCATAAGAAACACTCCTCAAACATAAGAAACACTCCTCAAACATAAGAAACAATCGCAATTGATAGAGAattaccaatactttctgatcaaatctaataaaatttggtGCAAGTTCATGTAACCAGAGTAGAATGGCTAAAGATTGATTTGATTATTTGACCAAATATAGGGGGTTCTGTCAAGCCCCCTTCCTCCTTATAACGAGCATAATTAGTACTCGTTAATAACAATGAAGATAAACACGTCTATAAGAAcgtctatttgaacgccatggcgctctgtTTTACAAACCTTCCCCCAtgatagtggcagtcaattacAGATTTTACTGTAGGTTATCAGAGATTGTTTAGAGATGTGGCCATGCTGAGAAACCTACTTTAAGTTGTGGCTTTGCAAAATTTGAGGAGCAATTTTATTACAGAAGCTTAACACTCTATATGGTACTCCAAAATTCTTAGCTTTATTCTAAAAAGAATTTTTAGATTAGTGTACTCGGTTACCACATCACCTTTTTATTTTTGACACAATAAACTGCTAGATTTCTAGAATATGCTCTGAAAAAGGAAACAAATGCATTTCTATTCCAAAATTCTTGACAAAAATTGTAGATATGACACTGGTCGGGACAAATACATAGACCTACAAGAACTGAAAGTTTTTATGGAAAAGTTAGGATGCCCGCAGACCCACTTGGGACTTAAGGCTATGATTCATGAAGTTGATGAagacaatgataacaaaatcaGCTTTAGAGAGGTAAGCAAAAGTTATTAAATTACTAAatcatatttttacttttttcattcctttttatatctttatatcCTTGTGTGATGTTTAGCTTACATTGCGATTATAAGAACCCATTATACATGTTCTCTGTGTTTACTGGCCAATAATTGGGTTTATCAAAAACTCGATTGTCTGAGAATTTTCGACTGAGGGGCCAAAAAATCACCTGAACTATAGTTTGAATCGCTAAATTTGCAAACGATCGTTCGGTCATGAAAAACCAACCATAGCAAATCAAGCGCATGGTTTTACATTCCCACAATAACAAGATCGGTTGCACTTTGCAATTATATCGTTTTAGTAGCGTGAtgataaacattaaaaataacaatttcCTTGCATAAGTTCAAGTGAGCTCCAAGCGCTTGCTTGTCATGTAAAATGGTTGTCATGGAAATCAACAGAAAACTGTTAACAAGTTATTAGCTACTATTTTACATGCTATCATCATTAGATGACAAATTGAAAGGATTGGCTCAAAAAATGGAAACAAAGATATGAAAATAGGGGTTGGGTAGATTGGCTGTTGTCCATCGGGGTACCAAGCCTTTCAACACACAAAATGTAAGGCTTCGGTTACTATCAGACAAACTAAAGTCAGCCTCATTTTGGGAACTGAGACAGCATCCTCATTATCTTTGTGTCGGTCTTGTGAACTGAAGCTATTTAAGGGAATACATGCACGAAAACAAACAGCCTAGTTGGCTGAAGCTCAGGGATGACCTCGCATATTCTAAAATAGCTGCTGTTGTCAGCGCAACTTACCGATACTCTGGGAAAGAAATAATGATTAAATTCCCAACAATGCCAGATGCAGTTCATCTCTTATCTAGAAGTATTGTTTTGTTATACAATGCTGTTAtctaattttaaacaatttgccCTCCATAGATTTCTCAGAGCTCCTATTACTGAAGTAGCATCAGCCCCGTTCCGCTGGTGCATGCACTCATCTAGCAGTCGTTCACTCATCGTTACCATGGCAACTATTTTACACCCGCACAGCATCTAACCAAGGTTTCATCTTGACAAAGACTAGCTTTTTAGTTCACAGGGCAACAGACCACTTAATGTGACTCATGGATTTTTCCCTTTGATTCCGGAATATTCTCAAAGTTGCATACCAAATAGTATAGTAAATTGATGAGGTTTGGTTTTTATGTAAGTTGTGTTTGTAGTCATTAGTTTCACATAGTAATGCATTTCATAAATCAGCAAGTAAATCCATCAGCTAGTAATTCAACTAGTGATTTTGTTAGGACTCCTTTTCATGGTAAAGCTAGTTTAGCTTTCAAATTAATCTCATACCAAAACAGTTGAATCAAAGCTGTTTGTTTTATCAAAACTAAAGACACAATAATCATGATTTGCTAACGCAAAGTCAATCTCCCATGCTATATAGCCCGAGTTCACTAAATACTACAATGACCTGGACTCCTCCTGATACGGTGTAGGGGAAAGCAGTTGTCTTAAGTAGTGAAATCCTTTATCTAAATCCTCTTTTTGGTAGACAGCTCATGGGCCAGAGGAATCATATTGTCTCAAAGGTAGTACTTAATGTCTGTTCAGCCTTAGGTTTTTTCCCAAGCATCCTAGGAGGATCTTTGACTGGCTCAGATTTAAAGTAATAATACATGAAATGGTGCATGTAAAAGGAAATAAGTGGCTAATCAAGCAATTAAAACACTCCTGATGAAAATACTCATTTAAATTGTGCAAAAACCAAACAACTCAAATATAAACAGAATTCATTTGCCAACCTAGTTTATCGCTATATGCAAGTTAATGCCACCGCGTTTGTTACTTATGATCTCTGTGAGACAGGATGATATATTTATTACTGAAGTATACATAGATCATCCTTGGTCCTTCTAAAGACCAGGCGTGATCACGACATGCTAGCATACGCAACTTTACCGATTCCATAAAACCATTTTTGATTCGTGAATCTGAAGGACCTATTCAGCGTGTCAACTTAAAAGTCTTGAATATTATAATCTCTCCAATACAAGTTTTAATTTAGATTAAATTACAACCAATCTCAATTTAGAGACAGTAGTAGTCACCATTCCTCACACTGTTCTGTATTGAATGATTCGACAATTTTGAAGTCTTGTTTAATTGAAAGCCATTTTAGAAGTTTCAAACACCTCATTGTTGTGTAATATACGGAGTCATACATGAAATCATACAAGTCTACAGTCACGGTCCGCTGAGGATGAAACAATAGATTTGCAACTGGTCAGACAATGAGCTTCTAGTTGGTCATGCATAGATTGTTGAGGTCATTGCTAGAGCGGGTGGTCAACGCCTAGTCAGGACAACCAGCTGATGACTTGTTATCACTGATCCAACGATTACTAGGCTGCAGGATGCGGTTGATTAAGAGCTTGCTGAGTCAGATCGCTGTTTGTTGATTCACATAGGATTGCTCATGCCATACCCCACACATAGTGTCTACATGCCTACCCCACACATGGCATCTACACACCTACCCCACATATACCAACTACACTCCTACCCCAAACATGGCATCTACATGCCTACCCAACATATAGCATCAACACACCTACACAACACGTGCATTTACATATCTACCCAACACATATAGCATCTACATACCTATCCAACACATCGCATCTACACACCTAACCCACACATAATATCTACACAACTGCCCCACGGATAGCATCTACAAGAAATTACTAAATTTCCATACAGCGATATCCTACACCCCCATATGGCGttgcaatgccatcatggaaacagacATGCCACTCTCATTCTGTCGCGATTCAATGTCAATTTTTGGAAGCGAAACACCAGCACGATGCCCATCTTTGCGCCATGGAAATGATCTTAGCGACCAATGTTGTCACACTCGTTCGTGCGCATAGGTTTTTCtgttatatttgttatatatatctGTTAGGTTTTTCTGGCATATTTTCTGTTATTTCATATGCAGACATGCCTTGACATAAGGCGTCAAACAACCATTGTTCTACTATAGTGGTCTATGGAAACGTGGGCACTGGCACACCCAGTAGTCGCTATATTATCGCTCTATGAAAACTGAGGGTATTGAGAAACTGAGACTCTCTTTCATTCTCTAGActgttaacaaatatttttctcaCTCGACAGACCATTCTGTGTTGCTCCGCAGACCACCCTCTGTCATTCCACAGACCACCCTGTGTGGCTTTGCCAACCACCCTGTGTGGCTTTGCCAACCACCCTGTGTGGGTTTGCCAACCACCCTGTGTGGCTTTGCCAACCACCCTGTGTGGGTTTGCCAACCACCCTGTGTGGGTTTGCCAACCACCCTGTGTGGCTTTGCCAACCACCCTGTGTGGCTTTGCAAATCAGCCTATAGATTGAAGTAATCAATTAAATGTACTTATTTAAGAACAGTGTTAGCTACTACTTAtgcaaacattttaaatattcaaGTTTTAGTTTAAATTCTCATCGATAGTTTTCCTAAAACCTAATATACACATTTTAACAAATGAGCAGATAGTAAATGAAGCCTAGTAAATTGCTTGCATGAAATTGTGTTCTCTTTTATTCTAAACTAACTATCAATAAAAATGTTGGTCAGCTGGTCGAACATACAGGAATCCTTGAATTAAGACTTGTGGCTATTAATGGAGTAGATAAGTCgttatgttgaatttaactgtAGTTCACCAAACTCGTAAAAACTTATATGTACCAACATTCGTATCATAGTTCGGTTGAATTTTTCTTGCTCAATTCATCCAGCCTGTGTCTGATATCACAACATAGATTTTGAGctaaatgtataaaaaatgtgGTAGCAGATATTGAAGAAACAAAACTCCATGAGCTGTATCTTCAATTATAGAAATGACTGTACATAAATTAGTAATAACTAGATGTGGTGGGACAACTCTCTGATTCTTATCATCTTCAGGTATTAGCAGTTTCCAATACAATCTTCTCTACATTCAATTTAGAGATTGGGAAGCTGTAAAACCAGCAGTTGCTAAAGATATATACCTGTAATTTTCCCAGAGCATTTAGTTATAGTAGGCCTACTGGCTCCAACTGCTTATAGATTATAGGTCAGctgacctacatgtatataggttgATGCTACTGATAATACTCACACTATACACAGTCTACTAATTTTTGTAGATTAACTTTTCTAGAACTCTGTATAGAATTCATTCGCTGTACTTAGTGTAGCGAATGAATACCTGATGTGGATAAGGAAGCCTAGAAAAGCTTATTTACCAATTACTATATCCctcgttttttcgtgacataattttatcgttgtcggacatctttatagaaaattttatcattaaaaacacgaagcttttgcaataaatgtttgaaaacgatgcttttgtttgcaatttttttattatagtatcaaaacaacaccaaaaattactattaaataaaagaaaaacgatcgttttctacaaa
Proteins encoded in this window:
- the LOC137403952 gene encoding EF-hand domain-containing protein D2 homolog; this translates as MASDELAKKLNRRNIINEAGEDGSDAPRIMPSMKVFNPYTEFPEFSRSQIKGYEKMFETYDTGRDKYIDLQELKVFMEKLGCPQTHLGLKAMIHEVDEDNDNKISFREFLLIFRKAQAGEFEEGSGLQQLAALSEVDVDEVGVGEASKFFQSKINQQGQSSKFEAEIRAEQEEKRRAAEEKKQRRAEFQAKAAKFT